Proteins from a single region of SAR202 cluster bacterium:
- a CDS encoding M67 family metallopeptidase has protein sequence MLRIQKAHADDMIAHSLQEDPNECCGIIAGKDDTTRKLYRITNMTKSPYRYVMDPQEQLNADKDAEKNGLQFLAFYHSHTHSPAYPSMTDVRMAQQSGYLDVYYILVSLENKAAPQIRAFHIEEGGNIVEERFEIV, from the coding sequence TTGCTTCGCATTCAGAAAGCCCATGCCGATGACATGATCGCGCACTCCCTCCAGGAGGACCCTAACGAGTGCTGCGGCATCATCGCCGGCAAGGACGACACCACGCGCAAGCTCTACCGCATCACCAACATGACAAAGAGCCCTTACCGCTACGTCATGGACCCGCAGGAGCAGCTCAACGCAGACAAGGACGCCGAGAAGAACGGCCTCCAGTTCCTGGCCTTCTACCACTCGCACACGCACAGCCCGGCGTACCCGTCCATGACCGACGTGCGAATGGCGCAGCAGAGCGGATACCTGGACGTCTACTACATCCTTGTATCGCTGGAGAACAAGGCCGCGCCGCAGATCAGGGCATTCCACATTGAAGAGGGTGGAAACATCGTTGAGGAGAGGTTTGAAATCGTCTGA